A genomic stretch from Corynebacterium terpenotabidum Y-11 includes:
- a CDS encoding twin-arginine translocase TatA/TatE family subunit: protein MFANLTGMHAVVILAIVFLLFGAAKLPGLAKSVGQSVRILKKEVDGNGDDAATTAAVTADPVVTALATPVATQVTAPVTVPVTTPVAAQQEQRIS, encoded by the coding sequence ATGTTCGCCAATCTCACCGGCATGCACGCCGTCGTCATCCTCGCCATCGTCTTCCTCCTCTTCGGTGCAGCCAAGCTCCCCGGCCTGGCCAAGAGCGTCGGACAGTCCGTCCGCATCCTCAAGAAGGAGGTCGACGGCAACGGTGACGATGCTGCGACCACCGCCGCCGTGACCGCTGACCCGGTCGTGACCGCACTGGCTACTCCGGTCGCCACCCAGGTCACCGCCCCGGTCACCGTCCCGGTCACCACCCCGGTCGCTGCGCAGCAGGAGCAGCGCATCTCATGA
- a CDS encoding intradiol ring-cleavage dioxygenase gives MSNSPEPIATPDGPAYEGRLLDRPGDDVVDQGPAFDMKTIMTRRLFLGAGAAGVGAFALAACSDDSATSASSTTTSSSSSSSASTASATLPDAEIPDETAGPYPGDGSNGPDILEESGIVRSDIRSSIGADSPVDGVPLEFTFTITDMANDDAPFENVAVYAWHCNAEGLYSMYSEGVEDETWLRGVQVADADGKVTYTSIVPGCYLGRWPHIHFEVYPSVDDITDSTNAIATSQMALPEDVANTVYALDAYDGSAENLAQVTLDTDNVFGEDSAALQMATVSGDVNSGYIASLAVRVDTSTEPTGGDAPAGGGEGGPGGEGGGPGAGGEPPAGEPPAGSPGADATGN, from the coding sequence ATGTCAAACAGCCCCGAGCCCATCGCCACCCCCGACGGCCCCGCCTACGAAGGCCGACTGCTCGACCGCCCCGGGGACGACGTCGTCGACCAGGGCCCTGCCTTCGACATGAAGACGATCATGACCCGGCGCCTCTTCCTCGGTGCCGGAGCCGCCGGCGTCGGCGCCTTCGCCCTGGCAGCCTGCTCCGACGACTCCGCCACCAGCGCCAGCAGCACCACCACCTCGTCGTCCTCCTCCTCTTCCGCATCCACGGCGTCCGCCACCCTGCCGGACGCGGAGATCCCCGACGAGACCGCCGGCCCCTACCCGGGTGATGGCTCCAACGGCCCGGACATCCTGGAGGAGTCCGGCATCGTCCGCAGCGATATCCGGTCCAGCATCGGCGCGGATTCCCCGGTGGACGGCGTCCCCCTGGAATTCACCTTCACCATCACTGACATGGCCAATGACGACGCCCCCTTCGAAAACGTCGCCGTCTACGCCTGGCACTGCAACGCCGAGGGACTGTACTCGATGTACTCCGAAGGCGTCGAGGACGAGACCTGGCTGCGCGGCGTGCAGGTGGCCGACGCGGACGGCAAGGTGACGTACACCTCGATCGTGCCGGGCTGCTACCTCGGCCGCTGGCCGCACATCCACTTCGAGGTCTACCCCTCCGTGGACGACATCACCGATTCCACCAACGCCATCGCCACCTCGCAGATGGCCCTGCCGGAAGATGTGGCCAACACCGTCTACGCACTGGACGCCTACGACGGTTCCGCCGAGAACCTGGCCCAGGTCACCCTCGACACCGACAACGTCTTCGGCGAGGACAGCGCGGCGCTGCAGATGGCGACCGTCTCCGGTGACGTGAACTCCGGGTACATCGCCTCTCTCGCCGTCCGGGTGGACACCTCCACCGAGCCGACCGGCGGGGACGCCCCCGCGGGCGGCGGCGAGGGCGGCCCCGGCGGCGAGGGCGGCGGCCCCGGTGCCGGTGGGGAGCCGCCGGCCGGTGAGCCGCCGGCCGGTTCCCCCGGCGCTGACGCGACCGGCAACTGA
- the tatC gene encoding twin-arginine translocase subunit TatC, with product MTAAAVPTTTAPPEAAGPAAGQSVRDMPKMALSGHLKEARTRITRSALALVVGAVVAYLLSDAVLNVLRAPVLDIADSRNAAINYDSITGAFDLKLRIALYGGIVLSSPVWMYQLVAYIAPGLTRRERKYTYGFLAGVIPLFAVGCAVGVLIFPRMVELLTGFASTDDSTLLQASSYFDFVLKLVLASGVAFTLPAFLVVLNAMGILPATTIAASWRGAVIAIIVFSALVTPAADLMSMFLLAVPMVLLFLIALGIAWLHDRRMNRRLAAELKEVI from the coding sequence ATGACCGCCGCGGCCGTCCCGACCACGACCGCCCCACCTGAGGCCGCCGGCCCCGCCGCCGGCCAGTCCGTCCGGGACATGCCCAAGATGGCCCTGTCCGGACATCTGAAGGAGGCCCGGACCAGGATCACGCGTTCCGCACTGGCCCTCGTTGTCGGGGCGGTCGTCGCCTACCTGCTGTCCGATGCGGTCCTCAACGTCCTGCGGGCCCCGGTTCTCGATATCGCCGACTCCCGCAACGCCGCCATCAACTACGACAGCATCACCGGCGCCTTCGATCTGAAACTGAGGATTGCGCTCTACGGTGGCATCGTCCTGTCCAGCCCGGTGTGGATGTACCAGCTCGTCGCCTACATCGCACCGGGGCTGACCCGCCGGGAGAGGAAGTACACCTACGGCTTCCTCGCCGGGGTGATCCCCCTATTCGCCGTCGGCTGCGCGGTGGGTGTCCTGATCTTCCCCCGGATGGTGGAACTGCTCACCGGCTTCGCTTCCACCGACGACAGCACCCTGCTGCAGGCCTCCTCCTATTTCGATTTCGTCCTGAAGCTCGTGCTCGCCTCCGGTGTGGCCTTCACCCTGCCTGCGTTCCTCGTGGTGCTCAATGCCATGGGGATCCTGCCGGCGACAACCATCGCCGCCAGCTGGCGGGGAGCGGTGATCGCCATCATCGTCTTCAGTGCACTGGTCACCCCGGCCGCCGACCTGATGTCCATGTTCCTCCTCGCCGTGCCCATGGTGCTGCTGTTCCTCATCGCACTGGGGATCGCCTGGCTGCACGACCGGAGGATGAACCGGCGGCTCGCCGCTGAACTGAAGGAAGTGATCTGA